One stretch of Balneolaceae bacterium DNA includes these proteins:
- a CDS encoding DoxX family protein, whose product MEKLNSLSGIAHWLPRFSLAAIFLYHAFPKIAMTGAVSSMMGMPFVMVLMLGIMEAAGGLLILWGGFGPEWATRLAGLIFTVIMIGAIFMVHAQFGWNSINMGDNGGRGMEFQVLIIAVSLLYAFKGNSLKEKVPVPEGA is encoded by the coding sequence ATGGAAAAATTAAATTCACTATCCGGCATTGCGCATTGGCTGCCCCGATTTTCCCTGGCTGCCATTTTCCTCTATCACGCCTTTCCGAAAATAGCCATGACGGGCGCCGTATCCTCCATGATGGGCATGCCCTTTGTTATGGTGCTCATGCTGGGCATTATGGAAGCGGCGGGCGGTCTGCTCATTCTCTGGGGCGGATTCGGTCCTGAGTGGGCCACACGCCTGGCCGGGCTGATCTTTACCGTGATCATGATCGGGGCCATCTTCATGGTTCATGCCCAATTCGGATGGAACTCCATCAACATGGGTGACAACGGGGGCCGAGGCATGGAATTCCAGGTCCTCATCATTGCTGTCTCCCTGCTCTATGCGTTCAAGGGCAATAGCCTCAAGGAAAAAGTACCGGTTCCCGAAGGAGCGTAA